AAAGAAGAAACAGAACCTTAGTGGAAGCAGCCATAACAATGCTTGCTTATGCCAAACTGCCCACtcatttttgggcagaagcaatatCAAATGCCTGTTTTACCCAGAAAAGATCCATAATCAACAAAAGGCTCAACAAAACACCATACAACATTATTAATGGAAgaattccaagtgtaaaatttttacaaaCATTTGATTatagatgttttgttttcaatgattttgaaaaccttgagAAATTTGTcagaaaagcagaaaaaggtatttttcttggttattctttgtcctcaaaagcttatagaatttttataacacaaggacaatcagagaaagtcTATATGTATCTtttgatgactcatcagaaacaaaggtttctgatgaatacatgaaagaaataaactTTTCTGACAAAGAAGAAAATTATGAACATCTTTTGAAATGTTAACTGAAGATTTCTTAGAACATGATAAATCTCTTACAAATAAATCAATAGATAATTCAGGTACTAACCCTGCAGAACAAATGGGAAGTGCATCAGAAATCTTGAATCAGAACAATGAAAATATGTCTGATAATCAAAATTCTGATACACTACATACAACTGAGGCATCTGTTCAGGGGAAAACTTCAAATCCATCCGAATCAACAACTTTTCACAACAAGTTGAGATGGATTAAAGGACATGTTCATTCTGACATCATTGGCACTCCAGCAGATGGTGTAAGAACAAGATCTGCAACAGCACATGAGTATGCATTTGCTGGGTTCTTAAGCAAAATAGAACCCAAGTCTGTTAAAGAAGCTCTCAGTGACTCAGACTAGATtcaagctatgcaagaagagctgatCAGTTTGAAAAGAGCAAGGTATGGGATCTGGTTCTTAAACCCAATGACAAATCagtcataggctcaaaatgggtattcaGAAATAAATcagatgaaaatggcataatCACCAGGAATAAGGCAAGGTTAGTGGTCAAAGGTTATTGTCAACAAGAATGTATAGACTGTGATAAAACCTTTTcaccagtagctagattagaagctgtaagaatttttcttgctttTGCTGCATCCAaagatttcaaagtttatcaaatggattTAAAATCTGCATTCCTGAATGGAAGAATTGAGGAAGAAGTTTCTGTGCATCTGCAAGACCCATCTTAAAATAACAGAATTTATAATATTTAACACACATTTATTACAAAAATGCGAGCTTACAAAAACTTTGTTGGGTTTACAATCATACATGATCAAAATATTTGAGTTATCATTCTAACTAGTTTAAACATTCAAATGCAATTCCTATTATTTACATATTAATCTAAACAAAATAAATCAATGCGGAAGCTTGTTcggtgtgttcggttcttgaaagACGCTTGATCTCATCCGGAAATTTTGTGAGCATTCACCTAATGCCAAAACCACATAAACTGTTAGTTTTGACAACTTTTAAATACGTATAATTAAGTCCTATGGCCCAACAATGgaaataaaagaaaatttatGAAATATAGATCGGTCGCGCCCCGCGATCGTTTTCGTCTCAGCTTTCGCGGTCCGCGACCGCGACAAACGTCGCGTGACCAGTTTATTAATTCgccgtcgcgtagcgcgatgGCCTATTTTTCACAGCAGGTTTGTTTGTTTGAGCTGCAAATGCCCAGCTCCAAGTTTTAACCAAATTCTAACTTTAAAATTTAATAACTTTAGTTCTACATGTCCGTTTCGCGTGATTCTTTTTCCCACGCGACCGTAATtcgattctccatcatatggagttattATAATTCAACATTCAAACTAATAAAATTCCAAATTTTTAAGCATTCGACTTATTATTCAAAatcaacattttgacccgtttgtattTAAAACCACCAACTTGTTTCTTAAACAACCAAATACATACGTCAATGTATTTAACTCAAGATCTCTAGCTCGGGTTTATAATTCTTATGAATTATGCTATTAGTACGCAAGCTATGCGCATAAATCCGTTTTTAGACATTCGACCCACGAATGTCATTACCTATAATTTTTATACATATCTAAGGACTACATAATCATAATacaagttcctaaacaacctctaagggttgTTTGCCCGACTTACCCCTCAAAGGCTTTTTGGTCAAATTTATGTCCTTCATTTTACGGCGAGGGACCGTCACTATCTATTTGAccaaaaattacatttttaactATAAATTCAGTTAAGCGTATCTGGCTCGGGTTATAGAATTAACCCGTTTAAatacctttttcttttaaacttaCTAGTTTAAAGCAACGCAAGCCATAAATTAATTCCTGTGATCGCAAAACTCAATAAACGGTCATCAGTTATTGTTGTCAAATGGTATTaacacaccatttgacccgttatgactttTGCCATATGATATCTATTTGAATCTCTTTTCCCATCCGTCCACTCATGTCCGGATTAcctttttaccattttttttacCCGTCACAATTTAcaccataacataatgtttcaaaaTTTCTTATTTATTCATCACCACATGAATAATATACccttttaccctttttaccataTTTCATGGTTTCTTACAATTTCTCCCTTGTTCCGACTCGCATTATttcgtgtcggaacatcatatttcaattaCTTAATAAAGTCCATATACAATACTTGCAAATAAGTATTTCGTAAATAATATAAAGGGGCGTAAGCTTACTTACCTTGCATTCGAGACACGCTTTTCCTTCacacttgattcgtttgacctgcttcctttccaagcctccacctagcttgtcaagcgtcaaactagaatcataattcgtaagatggttagattagtcattatcacatatgactattccatcttacgaaTTCTATGTCGAatctactattcgacttcatcattggTTGATATGACTTATAAAAGTCATTTACCCTTAATCATACAAAATGCAAATTTGCGTTCAGTAACTCACTTAGGCAAACCCATCTATTATCAAAGACACACTATTCATTAGACAACATCTACGGGTTTTCATCTATAAatgaacccccccccccttttttatCATGTTAGTAGGCCGTTCCTATGGATACCCAATCAAGCCAAGTTCATATCACTGAAAATAGGCTGTTTTTGGTGacctgtttaacctgtttacaagtcttcaaaaattatgattttttaatGTGACGTACCTTTCGGAGGGTTAGGCCTTGTGTTAGaatttcaagatctaactctttaccaaaagttcgtaaaaattcatttactaagctgcaatcagattcgtcacttctgactacAGCTTAtgaaaaaattcatttaaaattcctcgtttatccgattgacgaaattccaattggagATTTTTGTAATCACTTAAAGATATCTACAGtaaaaatttgagatcataactaaattcctaaattgagttatgacattcgtaatgggctgcaaattctgccagaaaacgcagcttgaacctttttttttttttttgggtaaagggttaccccggtgattctatatattcataaaccaaaaaaaacaagtagtgtagaatgcctacactagttcaatcatgagacatgccccatgaaagtaGAACAAGGAAAAAAACAAGAAACAATCCAACACAAAGCTACACCGAAAACACCACTAGACTAAAATCTAGAACGAAAACATGACAAAAACTCAGCCGCCATCATCTTCATCATGCTTCCCACGAATCTCCCACTCTTCAAGAAGTCTTCTCACATTTGAGGTATCCCTTAATTTAGCTCCCATCAGCTTGTATCGGACCGTATTTAAAATAATCTCACTAAGTTTCTCCGAAGGCCTCAACTGATTCTTAAAAGTTCTAGCATTTCTTTCTTGCCAAATAAAGTACACCGCAGCCGCAACCAGAATTTTGGCTATATAATTCCTAGCCGATTTAGACCGAGCCCGAGCCAACAGCCAGTCCACAATCTCTTGCCATTTGGAACTAACATCCCCCATGTTTACCTTGTTTCGAATATTATACCAAACCTGAGCCGAATACTTGCATTCAAAAAACAAATGCGGATGTGAATCATAATCCTGGTAGCACAACATGCaacacatcatattcatgttCTTCCTCCGCGAAATATCCCACTTAAGAATTTTATCTTGAGTCAAAAGTTTACCTTTAAGGACCAACCACATCAAAAAACCATGTCGGGGAATAGACTGTGCAAACCAAACAATCCTGCACCAATTCACTTCCGGAGCCGTGTGTCGAAACGAGTGCCACACACAGGAAGAGGAAAATTCCATTATGTCGCTACCATCTCTCCACAACAATCTATCTTGTTTCATTGGGGTTAACTGAACTTGGTCCAACTGAATAAGAACCGGAAAAATATCTCTCCAAGCCAAAGGCCACGCCCAAGAACCAGTCGAGTAGACGTTAGCCACAGAATCATCTAGCCTAAAATCAGCATCGGTAATAGACCTTGGCGAAATAAAATCCCCAAGCGGCCCTATATCACTCCAATAATCATACCAAGCCGAAGTGTTCTCGCCATTACCTAACTCCGACCATAAATGATTCCTAATTAGAGGCCGCAATTGCACAAGCTTCCTCCAAGACCAACAACAATTAGCTGGAGTTTTGCATATCCAGAAGCTCTTGCCTCTCAACCTGTAACTATGCACCCAATCCACCCATAAAGACTCCCTTTTAGAGACAATACTCCAAGCATGATAAGCCATAAGAGCCTTGTTCATATCCCCGATACGTCTAATACCCAATCCGCCTTCATACTTCGGCGTACAAACGGTCTTCCAAGAAACTTTAGATTTACCTTTAGAATATGAGCTTTCTTGAGACCAAAGGAAATTCCGCATACAAGCTTCAAGCTCAAGGACAATTCGAGTCGGCAACATAAACACAGATGACCAATAAATATGCATAGCTGAGAGAACAGAAGTAATAAGCTGCAGCCTACCCGCAAACGAAAGCAACTTATTCCTCCAATGAGTTATACGCTTTTGAAGCCTATCCACAAGCACTCGACAGTCGCTATACCCAAGCCTAGAAGAAATCAAGGGCACTCCCAAATATTTAACCGGCAACTTACCTTCCACAAAAGGCATAAGATCCAAAATTGCATTCTTAACATGGCCATTGACATTACAAAAGAATATCGTACTCTTTTGGTTGCTCGGCTGTAAACCCGACATCTTTGTAAACTTAGAAAGAGAAGACATTATACACCTGGCCGAATTAACTTCTCCTCTCGCAAAAAGGAAAAGATCATCCGCAAAACAAAGATTAATAATCTGCTGTTTTTCACATTTATTGTGAAACTTGAAAGACGAATCAATACGAACCGCATGGTGAAGAATAGCCGTCAAAACCTCCATAACTAGGGTAAATAGATAAGGGGAGATTGGATCCCCTTGCCGTAAGCCTCGTTTTCCAGGAAAGAAACCATGCACAGATCCGTTCACACACATAGAAAAAGATGCAGTCGAAATACACACCATAATCCACGCAACCATCCTCTCATTAAACCCAAAACCAAGCAAAACACTTTTCAGAAATCTCCAGTCAACCGTGTCATAGGCTTTCTGAATATCTACTTTAAAAGCACACCTAGGAGGACCCACATTTCGATGATAATTATGCATTAGCTCTTGCGTCAATAGAATATTATCCGAAATTCGCCTACCTGGAACAAAAGCTGATTGATTTATACTAACAATATCATTTAGCGCCCCTTTAATCCTATCCGCAACGATTTTACTGATACATTTGTATAGCACATTACAGCAAGCAATCGGACGATAATCAGTTACCGTCGACGGGGTAGGAGATTTCGGAATCAGCACGATATTAGTATGATTCAATTCACGAAGAAGATTACCAGTCTCAAAAAAATCAATGATCGCACAAGTAACATCATTACCCACAATTGGCCATGCACTTTTAAAAAACGCCGCAGTGTAACCATCAGGACCCGGGGCTTTATCAATACCAATACCGAACATCGCCCTTTTAACTTCTTTCGGCGAGACTTGGCGGATCATATGATGAGCTACCTGAGGAGAGAGCCTTTTAGAAAATAAATCCGGAGCCGGAGTAAGAGATGTATCACCTTGCGAACCAAAAAATTTCTCGTAATGCTTAACAAACGGGTGAAACACCGTATCACCCTCATAAAGGTTCCCATCCGAATCTTTTATAGCTTCAATGCGACTAtaatgatttttcattttcaatgaAGAATGAAAAAACGCAGAATTCATATCTCCCGCACTTAACCAATCAACTTTAGATTTTTGCTTCAGAAATCGCTCTTCGTCAAGTAACGCTTCTTGGAGGTCACGGCTAATAACAATCTCGGCTGCTCGCAACTCAGCATTAACATTATTCTGATCAATCTTTTGCTGAAGTAAATCTAGATCCGATCGCAGCTTCTCAACTTTTTTGTGAAGGTTACCTTGTTTAAATAGGAGAGAACGCAGCGGACGCTTAAGCAACCGAAGCTTTTTAACCACATTAAACTGATGAACACCATTAACATTTGTAGTCCAGTTGCTCTTTACAATCTCCTGAAACTGCGGTTTAAAAACCAGAAAATTTGCAAACTTGAACGACCTCGGTTTTAGTCTAGCCGCATTCGGAAACGAGAGGATACACGGGCAATGATCCGAGAGTCTATACGGTTTAAATATAGCCACAGAACTCGGAAATTCAGCAATAAAGCTCGTATTTCCCATAACCCGATCCAACTTCTTTAACAACCCAACCCCATTTTTCGGCTTTTGACTCCAAGTAAAATGAATCCCCATACAGTTGATGTCAACGACTTCAATATTATCTACACATTCCTGAAAATCACGCATACCAGTTGAAATCGATGACGAACCCATAGAATTATCCTCTATGTTGAGAGCCGTATTAAAATCTCCCATGATGCACCACGGTTTACACGCAACAAGCACTTTGTGTATAGAAAGGTTATTCCAAACATCTCTCCGGGCCATGTAATAATTATCAGCATACACGATAGAACAAAACATCATTCTTTTATCCAATTTGAACACTAGCTGTAAATGCATAACCCGGTTAGTTTGCGCCAAGACCATAACATCAAAAATGGCCGGGTTCCATCCCACAATAATTCTGGTGCCCTTAGAACAACAATTCCCATTTGAAGTCCATTCCCAAGATCGGAAAACTGCATTACAAACTTTATTTAGATTACCAACGTCCACATGAGACTCAAGAATAGCACACAAACTTAGATTAAATTCGTTGACTGCCTGCCGAACCTCTTTCTGCTTGAAGGGTCGGTTCAAACCCCTTATATTCCAAGAAGCGATACTAACCATTGGTAACATTCggagaaggagtgcttgcccctttatTATTAGTATTTCTAGTACCCTCCGTCATAAACCCATCCATTTCAGTTTCCACCTCAATAACCTCATCCACATCAGAGTCCTCATTATTCACATCCGTTTTCTTCTTACTAGTACCCGACTCGTCCTCCACGTCATTAAGCACATCAAAAGGGTTGTTCGATCTACTCTCAAAACGATCCGATCCTTTACTTACATCACCTTTAGGTTTTGCACCGACGGGTCGGTACTCAAATTTAGACTTTTGTTTATTAACAGGAATACCAACTTTCCTAGCCGCTTTCTTACCATACACTCCATTGTATCCGTCTTGATCCACAATGGGAGCCTTCTTAGCAGGATAACTCTTTTGACCATTGCGATTATGAATCTCATACACCACCTTAGGTTGTTTCTTTTGATGTTTCGGGCACATATCAGTCGAATGAACAAAGACACAGCAGCTAGCACATCTATGTGGACTCCACTCATACTCAACATACATAGTTTCTTTCGTGAATCCCTCCCCATCCGGTTCCGGAATAGCCATTGTAATTTCCTCTCGAAATTCATTCTCAGCCGAGATTTCAATCAATGCTCTAGCATAGCTACTTCGCCCCCAAGCATCAATACACATAGACGTCGTAAAAGTATCAAGCATTTTCGGTTCCCCAATAGTAGTTG
The sequence above is drawn from the Helianthus annuus cultivar XRQ/B chromosome 12, HanXRQr2.0-SUNRISE, whole genome shotgun sequence genome and encodes:
- the LOC110893325 gene encoding uncharacterized protein LOC110893325; translated protein: MERGVQNNLNERMKSGEHLLFDRGKPPSKIQGLASRVVDIDGKPILPRRGVVPSAARDSGKFNVIDELTKITVPVDVNVNASVQPPEFENVDLSYATWVSHVEQPCKASSSNPMSYADTVVANDLKKVNFRALASSDKRDGCDIVLPRESVRSVQDKLANTLYGYFLGDRLAFPVVDYYVRTHWKKYGLLKTMMNANGFFFFKFNDEVGLSNALKDGPWIVRSQPLFLDVWTPTTKLEKKEVKKVQVWVKIHEVPLAAYTEDGLSLIATTIGEPKMLDTFTTSMCIDAWGRSSYARALIEISAENEFREEITMAIPEPDGEGFTKETMYVEYEWSPHRCASCCVFVHSTDMCPKHQKKQPKVVYEIHNRNGQKSYPAKKAPIVDQDGYNGVYGKKAARKVGIPVNKQKSKFEYRPVGAKPKGDVSKGSDRFESRSNNPFDVLNDVEDESGTSKKKTDVNNEDSDVDEVIEVETEMDGFMTEGTRNTNNKGASTPSPNVTNVFRSWEWTSNGNCCSKGTRIIVGWNPAIFDVMVLAQTNRVMHLQLVFKLDKRMMFCSIVYADNYYMARRDVWNNLSIHKVLVACKPWCIMGDFNTALNIEDNSMGSSSISTGMRDFQECVDNIEVVDINCMGIHFTWSQKPKNGVGLLKKLDRVMGNTSFIAEFPSSVAIFKPYRLSDHCPCILSFPNAARLKPRSFKFANFLVFKPQFQEIVKSNWTTNVNGVHQFNVVKKLRLLKRPLRSLLFKQGNLHKKVEKLRSDLDLLQQKIDQNNVNAELRAAEIVISRDLQEALLDEERFLKQKSKVDWLSAGDMNSAFFHSSLKMKNHYSRIEAIKDSDGNLYEGDTVFHPFVKHYEKFFGSQGDTSLTPAPDLFSKRLSPQVAHHMIRQVSPKEVKRAMFGIGIDKAPGPDGYTAAFFKSAWPIVGNDVTCAIIDFFETGNLLRELNHTNIVLIPKSPTPSTVTDYRPIACCNVLYKCISKIVADRIKGALNDIVSINQSAFVPGRRISDNILLTQELMHNYHRNVGPPRCAFKVDIQKAYDTVDWRFLKSVLLGFGFNERMVAWIMVCISTASFSMCVNGSVHGFFPGKRGLRQGDPISPYLFTLVMEVLTAILHHAVRIDSSFKFHNKCEKQQIINLCFADDLFLFARGEVNSARCIMSSLSKFTKMSGLQPSNQKSTIFFCNVNGHVKNAILDLMPFVEGKLPVKYLGVPLISSRLGYSDCRVLVDRLQKRITHWRNKLLSFAGRLQLITSVLSAMHIYWSSVFMLPTRIVLELEACMRNFLWSQESSYSKGKSKVSWKTVCTPKYEGGLGIRRIGDMNKALMAYHAWSIVSKRESLWVDWVHSYRLRGKSFWICKTPANCCWSWRKLVQLRPLIRNHLWSELGNGENTSAWYDYWSDIGPLGDFISPRSITDADFRLDDSVANVYSTGSWAWPLAWRDIFPVLIQLDQVQLTPMKQDRLLWRDGSDIMEFSSSCVWHSFRHTAPEVNWCRIVWFAQSIPRHGFLMWLVLKGKLLTQDKILKWDISRRKNMNMMCCMLCYQDYDSHPHLFFECKYSAQVWYNIRNKVNMGDVSSKWQEIVDWLLARARSKSARNYIAKILVAAAVYFIWQERNARTFKNQLRPSEKLSEIILNTVRYKLMGAKLRDTSNVRRLLEEWEIRGKHDEDDGG